A portion of the Acidisarcina polymorpha genome contains these proteins:
- a CDS encoding thiamine pyrophosphate-binding protein, whose amino-acid sequence MSNTMRGGDIVARSLELLGCKRIFTLSGNHIMSLFDATLETKIELVHVRHEAAAVHMADGWGRLTGEPGVAMVTGGPGHVNAIGALFAALAAESPMVLLSGHAATWELGRGGFQELRQAEIAAPVPKASWIAQSASSLGQDIGNAMRIARQREAGTCPRQPSLRSSGRDRRCRFDCLAQWG is encoded by the coding sequence ATGAGTAATACTATGCGGGGTGGCGATATTGTAGCTCGGTCCCTCGAACTGCTCGGATGCAAGAGGATTTTCACCCTATCCGGCAACCACATCATGTCGCTCTTCGACGCAACGCTGGAGACCAAGATCGAGTTGGTCCACGTACGGCACGAAGCCGCGGCAGTGCACATGGCGGATGGCTGGGGACGCCTCACCGGCGAACCCGGTGTCGCAATGGTCACGGGCGGTCCAGGGCATGTGAATGCTATTGGTGCCCTCTTTGCCGCGTTGGCCGCGGAGTCGCCGATGGTGCTGTTGTCGGGACATGCTGCAACGTGGGAGTTGGGACGTGGCGGGTTCCAGGAGCTCAGACAGGCCGAAATCGCTGCGCCGGTACCCAAGGCCTCATGGATCGCGCAATCGGCCTCCAGCTTAGGCCAAGATATCGGCAACGCGATGCGTATTGCCAGACAAAGGGAGGCCGGGACCTGTCCACGTCAGCCTTCCCTCAGATCTTCTGGACGAGATCGTCGATGTCGCTTCGATTGTCTGGCCCAATGGGGATAG
- a CDS encoding thiamine pyrophosphate-dependent enzyme translates to MVNGVSGAIGSSLSLALAARYAEPKAPVFAVLGDGTIGFHLSEFETAVRYNLPFVAVVGNDACWNAESQIQRRTYGQDRMHGCELTPARYDLVVSALGGHGELVTEVNDLAGAIERSLASGKPSCVNVMIESIAAPVVRSNTESLRETRK, encoded by the coding sequence ATGGTCAACGGCGTTTCAGGAGCGATTGGAAGTTCACTCTCCCTCGCGCTTGCCGCTAGATATGCAGAGCCCAAGGCACCGGTCTTCGCGGTGCTAGGCGATGGGACGATCGGCTTCCATCTGTCGGAATTCGAAACGGCTGTGCGGTACAATCTTCCCTTTGTTGCCGTCGTTGGCAACGATGCGTGTTGGAACGCCGAGAGCCAGATCCAACGGCGGACGTATGGTCAGGACCGAATGCATGGCTGTGAATTAACGCCTGCACGCTATGATCTCGTCGTATCGGCGCTCGGCGGGCACGGCGAATTGGTGACTGAAGTGAATGACCTTGCAGGGGCGATCGAGCGATCGCTGGCCAGCGGTAAACCATCCTGTGTCAACGTCATGATTGAGAGCATCGCTGCGCCTGTGGTCCGATCAAACACCGAATCGCTGCGAGAGACGAGAAAATGA
- a CDS encoding FAD-dependent monooxygenase produces the protein MIETEVLVIGCGPSGLTAALSLSQLGVKVLAITKHKSLSPTPRAHFTNQRTFEILRDHGLESRALQIATPYSKMPDILFMRSLVGEEFARVRELGTSYADDSVSPCIIADLAQDQLEPLLLDAATKMGALVRFSTELLSFEQNDDGVIATVLDRISGEHLVVKARFMIGADGGKSLVASQLELPFEGPGEIGGSINLLFRADLSSYVEYRPGMLYFLIRTPDDPEGPGLAILRCTKPWTEWILIQGLAVGQEPPASSSQENIGAIRNYLGVPNLPVTLLGTDPWRMNTLYATSYHRGRVFCIGDAVHRHVPASGLGSNTGIQDAYNLSWKLHLVLRGKAGPDLLATYDDERVPVGRQVAKRALKSMEGYGPLLEGIGVLGTNAGPTGPEWSTILSSDTQDGKAHRAALNKSIAAIKYEFRGRGVELNRMYVSSAIIPDGTPIPASMPDAELFYNPSTRPGAYLPHAWVQRHGQNVSTLDLVGKGSFTIITGIGGESWLKAADAASARWDIVLNTIVIGPGCDVTDLYLEWTSRREIDEDGCLLVRPDGHVACRFVTCSGLTVEDALTSAFGTILGKH, from the coding sequence ATGATTGAAACAGAAGTTCTTGTTATTGGCTGTGGTCCATCAGGTCTTACTGCAGCACTGTCCCTCTCGCAATTGGGTGTCAAAGTGCTCGCAATCACGAAGCATAAATCGCTCTCTCCGACGCCCCGCGCACATTTCACGAATCAACGGACATTCGAAATTCTGCGAGACCATGGGCTTGAGTCTCGGGCACTACAAATAGCAACTCCCTATTCCAAGATGCCAGACATCTTATTCATGCGTTCCCTCGTCGGAGAAGAGTTTGCCCGTGTGCGTGAACTCGGCACCTCGTACGCAGATGATAGTGTCAGCCCTTGTATCATTGCCGATTTAGCGCAGGATCAACTGGAGCCCTTGCTCCTTGATGCTGCGACGAAGATGGGCGCGCTGGTCCGCTTCTCGACGGAGTTGCTCTCCTTTGAACAGAACGATGACGGGGTGATTGCGACGGTGCTAGACCGCATCAGTGGCGAGCATCTGGTCGTAAAGGCACGCTTCATGATTGGAGCAGACGGCGGGAAAAGCCTCGTCGCAAGCCAGTTAGAGCTACCGTTCGAAGGGCCTGGCGAGATTGGCGGAAGCATCAACTTGCTGTTTAGAGCAGACCTCTCTTCCTATGTGGAATATCGTCCTGGGATGCTTTACTTTTTGATCCGTACGCCAGATGATCCTGAAGGACCTGGCCTTGCAATTCTCAGGTGTACAAAGCCTTGGACCGAATGGATCCTGATTCAAGGCCTAGCGGTAGGCCAGGAGCCACCGGCATCCAGCTCTCAAGAAAACATCGGCGCGATTCGCAACTATCTCGGAGTCCCTAATCTGCCCGTTACACTCCTCGGGACTGACCCTTGGAGGATGAACACGCTTTATGCCACCAGCTACCATCGCGGGCGGGTGTTTTGCATCGGTGATGCGGTCCATCGTCACGTTCCGGCCAGCGGACTTGGATCAAACACCGGGATACAAGACGCCTACAATCTTTCCTGGAAATTGCATCTCGTGTTAAGGGGTAAGGCTGGACCAGACCTTCTTGCAACCTACGATGACGAACGTGTGCCCGTGGGCCGGCAAGTTGCGAAGCGAGCTCTCAAGAGCATGGAAGGCTATGGACCCCTTCTGGAAGGTATAGGGGTGCTCGGCACCAACGCCGGTCCCACCGGCCCAGAATGGTCTACCATCCTCAGTAGCGACACGCAGGATGGTAAAGCCCACCGGGCCGCTCTTAATAAGAGTATCGCCGCTATTAAATACGAGTTCAGAGGTCGCGGCGTCGAACTGAATCGCATGTATGTCTCTAGCGCGATAATACCGGATGGAACTCCGATACCTGCATCCATGCCGGACGCTGAACTTTTTTATAATCCTTCCACGCGACCCGGTGCCTACCTCCCCCACGCGTGGGTACAACGTCACGGACAAAATGTTTCCACACTCGACCTGGTAGGAAAAGGAAGCTTTACCATTATTACCGGAATTGGCGGCGAATCATGGTTGAAAGCCGCAGACGCGGCTAGCGCAAGATGGGACATTGTATTGAACACAATCGTCATCGGTCCTGGCTGCGATGTGACAGACCTGTACCTGGAATGGACGAGTCGGCGTGAGATCGACGAAGATGGATGCCTTCTTGTCCGTCCAGACGGACATGTCGCTTGTCGGTTTGTAACATGCAGTGGTTTAACGGTAGAGGACGCGCTCACATCGGCTTTCGGTACCATTCTTGGTAAGCATTAG